One stretch of Bacillus spongiae DNA includes these proteins:
- a CDS encoding stage V sporulation protein AE, whose translation MNQKRNVIIITDGDDYARKVVELIAKEMGGRCISESHGNPSVLSGERIVSLIMKAPNDPVFVMFDDSGYLGEGSGERALKYVAKHEGVNVLGVIAVASKTRQAEWTRVSVCVDRDGQLTPFGVDKFGIPEMEMGRINGDTVYSIDELNIPIVVGIGDIGKMARKDHVKIGAPITKKAVQIILERSGFNA comes from the coding sequence ATGAATCAAAAACGGAATGTGATAATTATTACAGATGGAGATGATTATGCCCGAAAAGTAGTGGAGCTGATTGCAAAAGAAATGGGCGGACGCTGTATTTCGGAGTCACATGGAAATCCGTCAGTATTATCAGGGGAAAGAATTGTGTCTCTCATTATGAAAGCCCCAAATGATCCTGTTTTTGTGATGTTTGATGATAGTGGCTACTTAGGGGAAGGAAGTGGTGAACGAGCGTTAAAATATGTAGCAAAGCACGAAGGGGTCAATGTTTTAGGTGTGATAGCAGTAGCCTCTAAAACGCGACAGGCAGAATGGACGAGGGTCTCCGTTTGTGTGGATCGTGATGGTCAATTAACACCATTTGGTGTAGATAAGTTTGGTATTCCTGAAATGGAAATGGGTCGGATTAATGGTGATACAGTTTATAGTATAGATGAATTAAATATTCCAATTGTTGTTGGAATTGGTGACATTGGTAAAATGGCAAGAAAGGATCATGTAAAAATAGGAGCTCCTATTACAAAGAAGGCTGTTCAAATCATCTTAGAGAGGAGTGGATTCAATGCCTAA
- a CDS encoding spore germination protein: MPKNDLSRATLIPSKLTDFEEIMKQRVGLGTSFDLGVRRLKLVKKPVHIYYVNGLCDTGFIIQIMEELVEINDNETFSNKLYEIVQNRLVHQSVEPVETVDEVVDQVLSGLIALLVEGEKKALIVDVRSYPCRTPQEPDTEKVVRGSRDGYVENIIVNTALTRRRIRDERLRFEMIKVGERSKTDIAIAYIEDVANPNLVNVLKKELQNIKIDGLTMSDKSVEEFIVKQGFNPYPLVRYTERADVGATHLLEGHVLIIVDTSPSVIITPTTFFHHVQHAEEYRQSPAVGTYVRWVRFIGILASIFFIPLWFTMVLDPSLLPDAISFVGPDKKSNIPVILQLFIADIGIEFLRIAAIHTPTPLSTAMGLIAAVLMGQIAIDVGLFVPEVILYVAVAAIGTFATPSYELGIANKMARLILLAVVAIFGVPGLLIGSSLFILFLIRIRSLDTPYLWPFIPFNPSAFMQILVRQSVPGTKIRPSIVQPRNRYKQPSNS; the protein is encoded by the coding sequence ATGCCTAAAAATGATTTATCAAGAGCCACTTTGATTCCTAGTAAATTAACGGATTTTGAAGAGATTATGAAACAAAGGGTAGGACTAGGGACTAGTTTTGATTTAGGTGTTCGTAGATTAAAATTAGTGAAAAAACCAGTACATATATATTATGTAAATGGATTATGTGATACAGGCTTTATCATTCAAATTATGGAAGAACTTGTAGAAATTAATGATAATGAGACGTTTTCAAATAAATTATATGAGATTGTCCAAAACAGACTAGTTCATCAGTCTGTAGAACCTGTTGAAACGGTAGATGAAGTAGTCGACCAAGTATTGTCGGGGCTCATTGCCTTATTAGTAGAAGGTGAAAAGAAGGCCTTGATTGTTGATGTCCGCAGTTATCCTTGTCGTACCCCTCAAGAGCCTGATACAGAAAAGGTAGTACGTGGTTCTCGTGATGGGTATGTAGAGAATATTATTGTTAATACAGCTTTAACTAGAAGAAGAATTAGGGACGAGCGTCTTCGCTTTGAAATGATTAAAGTAGGAGAGCGTTCGAAAACGGATATAGCTATTGCTTATATAGAGGATGTCGCAAATCCAAATTTAGTAAATGTTCTTAAGAAGGAATTGCAGAATATAAAAATTGATGGATTAACAATGTCGGATAAATCCGTAGAAGAGTTTATAGTGAAGCAAGGGTTTAATCCGTATCCACTCGTACGATATACGGAGAGGGCTGACGTTGGGGCTACTCATTTATTAGAAGGGCATGTGCTGATAATTGTTGATACTTCACCTAGCGTGATCATAACACCTACTACTTTTTTTCATCATGTTCAACATGCGGAAGAATATCGTCAATCTCCCGCGGTCGGAACCTATGTCCGTTGGGTACGGTTTATCGGTATATTGGCTTCAATATTCTTTATTCCTTTATGGTTTACAATGGTATTAGACCCTTCCTTATTACCTGATGCTATTTCATTTGTAGGGCCAGATAAAAAATCAAACATTCCTGTTATTCTTCAATTATTCATTGCGGATATAGGGATTGAGTTTTTAAGGATTGCTGCGATTCATACACCTACGCCATTATCCACTGCCATGGGTTTAATTGCGGCAGTGTTAATGGGGCAAATTGCCATTGATGTTGGATTATTTGTACCTGAGGTCATCCTATATGTCGCCGTAGCAGCGATTGGAACTTTTGCTACACCTAGCTATGAGCTAGGAATAGCGAATAAAATGGCACGATTGATCTTATTGGCTGTAGTAGCAATATTTGGTGTACCGGGCTTACTCATTGGGTCGTCGCTTTTTATTCTTTTTTTAATCAGAATTCGCTCATTGGATACCCCTTATTTATGGCCGTTCATACCATTTAATCCAAGTGCATTTATGCAAATTCTTGTTCGCCAATCTGTTCCGGGAACGAAAATCAGACCAAGTATTGTGCAACCTCGTAATCGTTACAAACAGCCGAGTAATTCATAG